A window of Deltaproteobacteria bacterium contains these coding sequences:
- the nadA gene encoding quinolinate synthase NadA gives MKNSKELQKEIKVLLNEKKALMLAHNYQRDEVQETADICGDSLALSQAAAASDAKVIVFCGVHFMAESASILCPDKTVILPRLDAGCPMADMITADDLRKEKEKRPGVPVVAYVNTTAEVKALSDICCTSANAVKVINSVKSDKVYMIPDRNLSMYVARTAKKQMEWWDGFCPTHERLKPDEVLKLKGKHPDAVFVCHPECRPEVIDIADHVCSTSGMYKFAKTSKAKTIIVGTEMGILYRLKKENPDKKFILASKSLICPNMKLITLEDVLEALQKMDRVIKVPEEIRIPAKMALDRMLEVPRD, from the coding sequence ATGAAGAACTCTAAAGAACTCCAGAAAGAGATAAAGGTGTTATTAAATGAGAAAAAGGCCCTGATGCTTGCGCATAATTATCAGCGGGACGAGGTGCAGGAGACTGCGGATATCTGCGGCGATTCCCTTGCATTAAGTCAGGCTGCGGCTGCATCGGACGCAAAAGTCATTGTGTTTTGCGGCGTGCATTTCATGGCAGAGAGCGCCTCTATTCTTTGTCCTGACAAAACTGTTATACTGCCGAGGCTTGATGCAGGCTGTCCTATGGCGGATATGATAACTGCCGATGATTTACGAAAGGAAAAGGAGAAAAGGCCCGGTGTGCCTGTTGTTGCGTATGTAAATACAACTGCGGAGGTAAAGGCATTGAGCGATATATGCTGCACATCGGCAAATGCAGTGAAGGTTATAAATTCTGTTAAATCCGATAAGGTTTATATGATACCTGACAGAAATCTTTCTATGTATGTTGCAAGGACTGCAAAGAAACAGATGGAGTGGTGGGATGGCTTTTGCCCTACGCACGAGAGGCTTAAGCCGGATGAGGTTTTAAAACTCAAGGGAAAACATCCTGATGCAGTCTTTGTCTGCCATCCCGAATGCAGACCAGAGGTTATTGACATAGCAGACCATGTCTGCTCAACCTCAGGGATGTATAAATTTGCAAAGACATCAAAGGCAAAGACCATAATAGTGGGCACGGAAATGGGCATACTCTACAGGCTTAAGAAGGAAAACCCTGACAAGAAATTTATCCTTGCGTCAAAAAGTCTTATCTGCCCTAATATGAAGCTCATCACCCTTGAGGATGTATTAGAGGCCTTGCAGAAGATGGACAGAGTTATAAAAGTGCCGGAAGAGATAAGAATACCGGCAAAAATGGCGCTGGATAGAATGTTGGAAGTGCCAAGGGATTAA